The segment ttatgTTAAACATATACAACGTTCTTCAAGTAGAATTAATGCAATGTGAAAATAAATGGGTCTTCTTTTCAAGGGAACTTTTAATCTTATTAGTTTTAAGGAAATGTGAGAATATTATATAATCAACAATGAACTAATTATTGGAGGTACTTACATCCAGGTACTTTGCGTCTCCACTTTGGTTGCTGTTCTTGCATTTCGGCATCAGCTTTCTCAGGCATTTCAGAGTCATTCATTTCGTCATTGATCACTTCGACAGCATTATTACTTATTGCAGGTGTAGGATTAGAATTAGCTATCTGAGGAGGCGCTGGAGTAGGAGCTGGTGTTGGAGGAGGCGGGACAGGGTTACTTTGCACAGTTATTGCAGATTGTTGTTGCTGAGCATGAGAGGTTTGTTTCAGAATTGGCTTCAGTCGTTGGGGTTGAGGCTGAAGCTGAGGCTGAGGTTGAGATTGTGGTTGTGGCTGTGGTGGAGGCTGAGATTGCGACTGAGAAACAGGTTGCGGTTGAGATGGAGGCTGAGATTGAATCTGGGGGGAGTTTGTCATAGGTTGTTGTGCTTGCTTAATTTGTGCCTGCGGTGGCTggggttgctgctgctgctgctgctgctgttgctgttgcggcTGTTGAGGTTTCCCTTGCTGCATGTTTCTTGGTGCAATTTGTTGCATTTGTGGTGACTGTTGCGGTTGTTGCTTGAAGGATTGCGAATTCGGTGCATTTCCCTGTTTGTAATTGCCCAGTTGGTTAGAAGGGGGTTGCGAACCTTGGAAGCCTCCTTGTTGCTGGTTGTACTGTAAAAACAGGGTGGGTCGCCGCTACACAAGGAACCTCTACGGTTGTGCTATCCCACCAAGGTCTAGCATCGTATTATGCACTCAGAAGCAGTCTAATGCTACCCCCATAACTGATACCTGTCAAACTATATTCATGgccgatattttttttatatataactgAGCCGAGTTTACACGCAATTAAAAGTGTTAAATTACACACACAAGTAGtacgaaaaattattaattacaaatCAGAGTTTCAAATCTATGTTACGATCAAAATATATAcgcaaataatttttacatatttgcaaagacaaaaaagtttcaatcaaaGTTATACATAAAGTTAATGGAGTAAAGTAATTAAAACTACTTTGTACTTCGTAATTGTTCAATGTCAAGGTGaaacttgaaaaattgaaatgaatttgtttctCTCATATTTGGCAAACAGCAAAGCGTAGATAGTTGGTATTCCAAACATTATAGTAATGTACTCTATTTAAACATCAGGTCAGtatgttttcaaaaatatggccTGTGGCAGGCTATGCTATGTGGGTAACTGACGAACTAGTCCCTGGCTGAATAGACCTCCTCGGTATTGTTGTATAGCTACTAGTTCCTGCATTGCAGGGGAAGGGAAAGTAGGGACCACTAATTAGTACATGCAAATGGATGAAAAATTGGAAACAACAAATGGAACAACTACACAGTTTGATCATGAGAAATACAGAATATCGTAAAGAATCTTTCCCTTTCACGAACATAAATTTAATACAGTTCATCAAGAAAACCTTAATATGCTTATAATTCTTAGCTATACTTATCACTTGCAACGAAGCCCCATTATGTTATCAAGGAGAAATGTTCAAAAATATTCATTGCTATTCTCATAACTATAGAAAGTATCTACAAAGATGTTGAATTACAATAATTAGAGTCGAGGTCAGATaatttataactctttcaaagGAGGGCTCTTTTATAGATGCTTTTACATGTAGATCGCTCAAAAGAAATATACTTTTGCCCTCGCGTGTTCTGCTATTCATTATTCACCATTAACTTTACATTAGGGCTGgggctattcgaataatttaatattcaaatattttacaactatactgatgtattcgaatagtatggtgtgaagtgggtcaaaattagcttacaagatttcactctgacaaatgaacctaaagaacttgatttataattcataccatactattcgagtacttaagtatttgaatacttagatattcgaattatattcgccaaataattgagcaactgaagtattcgaataccgaaaaactcgacaaatagtcccagccctactttaCATATCTTTTTAAAGTCATTCTAGAAATTTGCAAAAACTGTACAATAATATGTAAAGTCTTTAAACGATACAATATGTCTTTagaatatttcatttacaaaagtcaaatgataataaaataaattggagaatataaaaaatattagagtATAGTAAAAGAGTTGACAATTAATAAGCGTATCGCATTATTTTTATCTTAGGAATTACTCTATTGCAGAGCATCATATTCTCTCTACAACTCTTTATGTATGCATTTATCTTATATACGATAAGAAGTGAATaatataatgataataaatgattacTAACACCTCGTTGATGTATGTATGCATATACATATGCTTATGTGTACGAAACACTTTGTAATAGATTTCTGGTATACATACCAAACGATATTGTAGTATAAGAGTAAAACCTTAATGTACATACTTTGGTATACGTACgagaatattatcaaaaaatgCTTCCACTATCTGCACTTGTATACTGGAATTCTTTTCTATATAGGTACATTCATAGAACATATATTCTATGGAAAAAAGGATTAATTACACAAGTATTGTCTTAAAACTATTGGCATAAAAAATATTCCaaagtatttctatattttcgaaaGATCTTTATGAACTCGACCCTTCGCATTACAAGATCTTGCCATATCGTGCATAGAAGTATAAGTAAATTCATATGTTGGGTCTACTATTGTGCATAAGTCCAGGGATTTAATCCTTTTTCCTACTTGTCTGGTAAAAACATATAATTAAAGTAATTGGATTCTATTTATACGATACGGTTGTAGTAGTCTTCAAAAATCAATGAATAGTATAGACATTCGAAATGAAGTGTCTATTTCAGATCAGCGTTAGGTATACATTAGAAAAAGATGTTTAATTATTCAATGGTATATTCGTATACCTTACGGGTGATAAATAATAACAAATTTACTatgtaaaaaacaaattttatgagCACACACTCTTGGTATGAAAATTTCTGTGTTTGATATTGGAGCCACCCAAAATGattttataaattgtaaaataagaaCTACCGAGTACTTGAGCGTTTTAAATCTATAtacagctacaataattacTCGTATAAAGCTACGATTatgtttccaaatttttttagattttctcttatgaaatattattgcattaaaataattgttaaggCAGAAAAACTTACGGTGTTTTGCCCCTGGTATCCTACATTTGGATTATTTTGGTTTCTCACTGTAAATGTAATTTAAATAAACGTTAACACCAGGTAATACAGAATATAAAAGCGGTAAGGCTAATAAATACATTATGAGGATGTATTGATATATTCAATGGCATTTTatgtaaaaatgatattttaaaaCGCATTATAGTGAGcacaaatattatttataaaagtaatgaaaaggaagcataagtatatatatatatatgtatatatatcctttatatatatgtatatataaagaaaaaactgTAAAAGAATAAAGGTAATTAGAAAATTATTCCAAACTACGCTGTTCGCAACGTTTCGCGAAATTGTTTCCTTCTCGGctgagatatttaaaaaaaaagcgacgGAAAATTGTGTCAAAATAAGCTGCATCCGAGGACGCCATTCCCACAAACCGGTATATATGATATTGATTTTTGTTCTATTGGAGCTATTTACATACCAGTAACTATTAAATCATAATATGTGTATATTGTTTGTGAAATAAGATATTACGATACGATATACAACGTGTTATAGCGTCCCCATAAAAGAATATGGAGTATCTCACCGTTGGCATAGCCTTGACTCTGTCTGCTTCTCGTATACATGTTGGCCGTTAACACTTCGTTAGATCACTGAGGATACAATTAACTGCAGAATACTAAGGTACATAAACTACCTTTTTATATTACACTCAACTTCGGAATACAGAGCGTGGCTAACGTATGCGAAGTGCGGATGCAAGGGAGGTACACGGCGCTGCACGACGAGAAACGGCTTACTTTCTCGTTACAGAGAAGAAGGAAATGACGTTGTTTACCGTTGTCGGAAGTGGAGAGTCTACCATATTGGTCATCAAGCGCATGCTTTAATCTTTAATGATTACATATTCGAATTCAAAGGTTTTAACGTGAGAACTCTTCGAATCACGATTATCCTTATTAAAGTTCTGTTAGAAAAGCAAATAAAcgaaagtaaaaaatttcacgTTATTCTGCTTACAGATtgtattcgaaaaatgatatcccgtagtttaaataaaatacaatgattTTAGAATTATACCATTACAAACGAAACTATTATTATCTTGGTGCTGAAAAAATCAGAGgaacatttttaataacaaatattttcaaCAAGTACagataattaatgaattaacgcgggaaataaatatacaaaatgtAGGATTAATGAAAATGTCAATTCTTTTAGGATGGTTATTACGAGTATACAGTATAATATTTGAAAGAAAGTTATTTTAAGCAATAACCTGTGTCACTATTACGACAAAAATTTAACGCGTAAACAACTTTTGATGGTCAATAGTGAAAGTTAattgttaataagtacaatattAATATCTACAATAAACGTAGAATGTAACAACTTgtagtttcttatttttataaaaatacaatttatataagtctatatataaataaaagtatATAAAGTTCGAGCTGTGGGATTTTGAATGAAGGAGTTTTAAGTTATTTGATCATAGCAATAATAGTAGTAGCATATTTTacagtttttaattattctctatcTTAATAAAATTGTGTTACAGTATGTAATAAATTTAAAGCAACCCTTCCATTTCCTGCATGAACTGCATGTACGCATCATCTTTAGTTTTAGGTTGAGTTGTTCGTAACGGTTGTGCCTCTGGTATTCTTTCTGCAAGCCTAGACAGAGTGCTCGGTTTCTTCTTGTCATCTCTCTTCACACGAAGAGAGGTGGGCAAGAATCTTGTAACATCGGCAGCCAAATTTCTAATTTGCGGTTTCGCTTCAATAGTCGTGGTGCTTTTCCCATCTTTATCTTTCCTATTAATTAATTGCGGGGCAGCGGAGAGTACATTAGGTGTCTTGGGTTGCGACCCTGTCCCAGGCTGTGCCTGCATTTGCGGATTTCCTATATTCGTCATATTCGATAGATTTGGCATTTGCATTTGCGGAGGAGGCATTCTAGGCATACTCGGTGGTCCAGGTCTTAACATTCTTGGCATCCCTGGTGGCGGACCTAAACagtgattaaaatttttctaatactATGTTAAGCCTtcttcctgaaacttattttttttttttagagtaaCTACGAGGATCAATACTTTTTTTCGATGAAACTGTTTGCTTCCAATTTAACatagaattttattgaaatatccTTACCAGGAGGCAATCGAAGCCCGATACGAGGCGGAGGTGGTGGAGGCATTCTTAAATGTAACGGTGGTGGTGGCGGTCTGTACATTAAAGGATGAGGTGGCATCCCCATAGGAGGCATTGTATGAGGTTGTGTATGCTGAGAATGAGAATGCGAAGATGCATGTTGATTGTGATTTGATGAGTGGTCTGATGCCCCTGGGGGTTCCACTTCTTCCTCTTCCGTTCTATTGTTATTAGATTTATTATTTGATTTTGAATTAGATTCATTCTCTGCCTCGAGCAACGATAATCGATTATTTAAGTCTTGGGCTCGCTCGGTTTCTCGTTTCTTATGGACGACTTCCATTTCACGCATAAACTGATCAATATCTTGGCCCGCCATAGCCAACATTTTCTGCTGCAGAGTAGTTGGCTTTACTTTCGACATGTCtctttccttctccttctccttatcTGTGTCTTTCTCTTTACTGTCTGATTCCTGCTTGTCTTCCTTATCATCTGCAAACCGGATTGTCCTCGATTTCGGCAGTGATTCTTTAATCTGCATTCAAATCGTAGGATTACTCAGTAACAtacatttaaaagaaacatataATAAGAACGATTATAGGTAATTACACACCTTGTCAGGCACATCTTCGTCATCGCTTGATAAATCTGGAGGTGGGTAAGGTGGTACACCAGGTGGTTCTTTATTTGGTGCTAACGTAGGTACAGAGGCAGAGTTTGCATATGCACTTGTTTTTTTCAAGATACTCGGTGGTATGGGTATGTTCATAAGTGGATGGTGTTGTGGTATATAGTGTGGATGAGAGGGATACATGTGCGATGGCGGTTGTGGCATATCAGGTAGGGGTATTTGTGACGTTAAGGAACCTGAAAAAGTATTTCTTTACATGAGGCAAACAAAAGAAATTCACTTTGTCGTAACTAacgatattgaacaatcgaaatGTACCTGAATACATTCGCGATATGTCGTTACCAGCCGAAGGTAAAGGAATTTCATCAACTTGTACTTGCTGGGCATGTCTGACAGCTTCGAAATAGGAAACTAGATCTATCCTTCTGCGTTCGTATTGTATGAGCTGTTCTTTCAACTCGGCCCATTTTTCTTGATCGTCTTTCGCCTATTGATAGAAAAAGAGCAAAAGCTGTCAAATATATAATAGCGTATATAATATTTATCTACAACTCCAGTTTATTAATCTTACCGATAACTTTCGAAGGGAAATTTACATTCAATACGTTCAAAATACTTacatacatttttaatacacgATCTAGGGTCTCCTTTagctttttccttttatcttttaatactttctcgTTAAGAGGTGGTGGCTGCATGACATTATACTCTAAAAATTAAGCATGTATTACATAATGCTAATCGTACGGATCGCTCGAAGAGTAATAAATTTTGTGCAAACCCATTTGATCTATTTTCTCCATCTCTTCGATAATTTGAGCAGGATCTTTCCCTTTCAAAACAGCTGCACGTACTAATTGCCTCtgcttcttatttttctttaattctttcTTTCGCGCCTCTTTACCTGTAATAAATCTGTCAGTGATAAATAACTGAAAGACACAGAGATTATTTGGTTATGTTATTTACTAACGTGCTTGATCAGTGGGATTCATGTATTTCCCACTTTTTGTGGTATTTATCGAGCGGCGACCCATCTTTTCTTTCTTAAATTGACGTTACGCTATTTAAAATGTATCTTTACACTGTATTTTCAGAAATATTCTGTCATAGCAATCATTATTTACATTCGTCGCGATTATAGATTCGCCATTAATGCGTGGTATCTAGTACAGCGTGCTACATCGAAATATGTGCCATCATATCATATCATTCTTTACAGTTGCAGGTTTATATACGACAGTTGTTCAATTAAAGTGAATGGATTGGACAATAGATTAAATTGAGCAACGAATAAGAGACTGCAAAAGTTATTTTGATAATATAGAgattataaaaattcgtaaaaagaGAAAGTAGAGCACtgaagaggtgagtatgcgcatccgccatattgggtcctctagagagagccgattattgagtacccgccctATTTggtattgtcagattcactttataaacaaaatatgcgttattGATATTGACGTatagtagcacgacacattattagaatattttgaatttgacaatactAAAAAAGGCGGGtgctcaataatcttctttctccagaggacccaatatggcggatgcgcatactcacctgtTTACTGTTTAGTGCTCTAGAAAAAGCCGGCTCGCGAATAACTCATATATTATTTGTGGATACAACAAGTACGCATATGAGTATATTCTCTCGTTAATTAAGTGAGTAACTTCTCCTTGATTAATTCCGTATTAACAAAGGTGACAATATCTGCGATTATGCGAACTATTAAATAGTGAAGAAGGTCGATCGAAGCTTGACATTTATGTATAGAACCGGTCTGAACTCGTCGGTTAGCAGGTTCCTTCACATTTGAGAACGAGTATATGTTCTGTATTGTTATGAATACATACAGTAACAATAATAAACAACGTTTGTACCTTATAGAGTAACtttagtaatattaataattgcgTTATTAATACTGCCTACTTTGACAGTGGAATTGAATTTCAAGTAATGTTTCTAAAACTCTGTTACaggaatataaaattatttttaacggaTAATGTCGCATATTACTGCGCATGATATACACAAGAAACCACGTAcgagagatattaaaatacagGAAGATGTCACGTTCTTCCAAatgggtttttctcaaaagATATTGGACGGATTATCTGTTTGCGCGTTTCAAAGACCTTCTCCAATACAGTTAAAGGCTATTCCATTAGGACGATGTGGATTCGGTATAcaaagttttaattttatatttatatttaacatagcataattatatttaatagcTTCAGCTTCTAAGCTTTTGTGTCGATTACAGATCTGATAATGCGTGCAAAGTCAGGGACTGGTAAAACCttagtattttctataatagcgCTTGAAATGATTGATATACAAGTATCGTCTACTCAAGTGTTAATATTAGCGCCTACTAGAGAGATCGCTGTACAAATTTCACAAGTTTGTGCGTCGGTGGGTTGCGAAATGAAAGGTGAATTTCTCTTAAATATCTGATAAGgcagttttcttttaaaaatggcTATAGTCCtgttgtaaataaaataattctattctTGTAGGTTTAAAAGTCGAAGTATTTATAGGAGGAATGGCCATAGACAGTGACAAAAAGAAGGTAAATGGTTGCCACATAGCTGTCGGTGCTCCGGGTAGAATTAAACACTTAATTGATAAAGGATTTTTAAAAGTTGAAAATGTCAGGTTATTTGTACTCGACGAAGCAGATAAATTAATGGAAACTAGCTTCCAGAAAGATATTAAGTTGGTATATCAAtgctattatattattatattgagATTATGATCGATATAAACTCATGACgcattcaaattttcagttataTCTTCTCAAAGTTGCCATTTAATAAACAAGTTATAGCGTCGAGCGCAACATATCCGGGTGATTTGGAAACATTCTTACAAACGTATATGTGTTCTCCAGTTTTAACATCACCGGACGATGATGGGCCAGTTCTTATTGGACTCCAACAGTTCGTAACGGTAGTCCCTTCTCATCCAAATGCCATGAGACAGGTCCGACTTAATGTTCACGTATCATTCGACATGTTTATGTACACAATTTTCCATCGCACACTTTTGATATATATCTTACATTTCAGGTCCAAATAAAAGTAGACgaactaataaaaatattgaacgAAATTCCATTCAAACAAAGCCTGGTCTTTTCAAATTATCAGACAAGGTAAATGTATTTACAGTTGCTGGCGTATAATATTTGTATTGAAAGTAAACATGTTTCTTCGAAATTACAGGGCTGAGTCTGTATGCAACAAAATTAATTCGAAGGGTTTGCTAGCTGTCTATATTACTGGAAATCAAAACATGGTAAAAAGACTGAAGGCAATCGACGAATTAAAAAGTTTCAAATGTAGAATAATGCTGACAACTGATTTAACTGCAAGAGGTATAGATGCAGACAACGTGAATTTAGTTGTGAATCTTGATTTACCTATAGATGCAGCAACGTATTTACATAGAATTGGAAGAGCTGGACGTTATGGCTCTTATGGCATCTCTATAACAATAATTGCGGAAAACGAGATTGAAatgttcaaacaattattaGCTTCTATTGGTGGCtcaaatttttatgtattgaaGCTTCCTTCAGATTATCCTAAAGATATTTGGGCTACTCCCACTACACAATTTGAGAAAATTTATGCGAAGTCGAATGACACAAATGGAAGCCAGCTTGAAGTCGGCACAGCTATTAGAGCTGAAAGCGATCCTCTCGTAACAGTTGCTGAtgcagaattaaaaaatataaattcaggAAGTAATGAAGCATTAGATAGAGTAAGCGAGCAAATTACAAATATCACCCAGGTTTCTAACGTAGAAGAAGTAAAAAGCagtataattaaaaatgttgaaaatttaCGCAAGGCTCCTTCCAGTTTAAGAAAACCATTTAATTTAGGTAACAGAATCAAAGTGAATTCTTTGTTTGTGCAAAGTACTGATGCGATAGATGAATCTCAATATACCAAAGAAAAGGAAGAGACGACAGTTACAAACTCTTACAATCTAACCGGACCTAAAGTTATACACGAATTTAAATTAGACTGTTTATCAGATAATGCTTCCAATTGGGAAAAGGCTAACGCAAATGTAGTGTTCACGGTTGATTTATCAGATATCCAGCACGATGACGTATCTAACTCTACTATTGAAAATAtcattgaatatttaaaatataactcGCAAAGTAGCAATGCAGAAGAAAATGTAATGTGTCATAATTGCGTAAACGTTGCTTCAGAGTCTGACAATATAGTTTCTGAGACCACTGTACTCGACGAAATAGGAAAATTAACATTGTTAGCGCCGGAAAATAATTGTGTAGATGATAGTACTGATGTAACTAGTGCCGTCACAATTTCAGATGAAACGCATGATTGCACAGATGTTTctattataaaagaatttaattgTTATCTCTCAGAGTGTGCAACAGATTGTAATAAATATGATGATAATGTTCTTGCAAACGATgaggaaattttattaaaacaagcaTGTGCTTGGAAGGAGAAACTTCAGTTTGAAATTAGATTATTAGATAATGCAATGGAAGCCATGAAAACGTCTGttcaaaaattgatatttgaagaACATATCAGTATGCTAAGAATATTCTACAAAATACAAAAGCAAGCTGTTATGTGCATCTTTCCAGAAATACGGAATGACGACGAAATAAACGACACCTACTTGAATTTTGGATGTACTTTACATGGGAATTTAATAGACATGTATAAAGAAATAGAAGATTTTAAAAGTCTCCATCGAAGACCTGGACAAAAGTTTGACACGTACTTCCCGTATCCTGTTCAAGAAGATTCGTATATGCCAGGCCTTATGATATCGGAGACAGACATAGAGAGTTATTGCGACGCATTGCGATATTTAAGATCGAATCCATGTCCTAGAAAGAAGTtgttgcaaataataaatttggtTGCATTTATGAGCGAAGGAAAAAAATGTGATTTAGTAAAGAAGTTACAAGATCAAAGTGGTAAGTCATTTGACGAATTATTGTCAGTGATGCAGCATGAATTATTAGATAATGAATCGGATGATAATAAATACATGGAGCATGAAATTGATTCACCAAGCATTAACGACACTCAAGTTCAGTGTATTACTAATTCGAGTGATCAGGATTTGCATAAGGAACTTTCTGGCGTTCAAAACATAGATGATACTGCTGAAAAAGAAAACGTAACTGTAGATGATGATCAATTGGTGGAATCAAGTAACAGTACTTCCAACGATTCTAGTAGTTCAATATCAACAGAATTTATCAAAGATGATTCGTCTAAGATTCGAGAATATGAAACTTATGACGTACAAAACAATACATCAAGTACTTTTCCAAGTGAGAGTGATGACATTAAGGAACAGATATCAAACGAAGAAATACACACGAAAAGTAAATTTCATAAGCGGAAAATGAATC is part of the Andrena cerasifolii isolate SP2316 chromosome 1, iyAndCera1_principal, whole genome shotgun sequence genome and harbors:
- the LOC143370451 gene encoding uncharacterized protein LOC143370451; translated protein: MGRRSINTTKSGKYMNPTDQARKEARKKELKKNKKQRQLVRAAVLKGKDPAQIIEEMEKIDQMEYNVMQPPPLNEKVLKDKRKKLKETLDRVLKMYAKDDQEKWAELKEQLIQYERRRIDLVSYFEAVRHAQQVQVDEIPLPSAGNDISRMYSGSLTSQIPLPDMPQPPSHMYPSHPHYIPQHHPLMNIPIPPSILKKTSAYANSASVPTLAPNKEPPGVPPYPPPDLSSDDEDVPDKIKESLPKSRTIRFADDKEDKQESDSKEKDTDKEKEKERDMSKVKPTTLQQKMLAMAGQDIDQFMREMEVVHKKRETERAQDLNNRLSLLEAENESNSKSNNKSNNNRTEEEEVEPPGASDHSSNHNQHASSHSHSQHTQPHTMPPMGMPPHPLMYRPPPPPLHLRMPPPPPPRIGLRLPPGPPPGMPRMLRPGPPSMPRMPPPQMQMPNLSNMTNIGNPQMQAQPGTGSQPKTPNVLSAAPQLINRKDKDGKSTTTIEAKPQIRNLAADVTRFLPTSLRVKRDDKKKPSTLSRLAERIPEAQPLRTTQPKTKDDAYMQFMQEMEGLL
- the LOC143370415 gene encoding uncharacterized protein LOC143370415, translated to MSHITAHDIHKKPRTRDIKIQEDVTFFQMGFSQKILDGLSVCAFQRPSPIQLKAIPLGRCGFDLIMRAKSGTGKTLVFSIIALEMIDIQVSSTQVLILAPTREIAVQISQVCASVGCEMKGLKVEVFIGGMAIDSDKKKVNGCHIAVGAPGRIKHLIDKGFLKVENVRLFVLDEADKLMETSFQKDINYIFSKLPFNKQVIASSATYPGDLETFLQTYMCSPVLTSPDDDGPVLIGLQQFVTVVPSHPNAMRQVQIKVDELIKILNEIPFKQSLVFSNYQTRAESVCNKINSKGLLAVYITGNQNMVKRLKAIDELKSFKCRIMLTTDLTARGIDADNVNLVVNLDLPIDAATYLHRIGRAGRYGSYGISITIIAENEIEMFKQLLASIGGSNFYVLKLPSDYPKDIWATPTTQFEKIYAKSNDTNGSQLEVGTAIRAESDPLVTVADAELKNINSGSNEALDRVSEQITNITQVSNVEEVKSSIIKNVENLRKAPSSLRKPFNLGNRIKVNSLFVQSTDAIDESQYTKEKEETTVTNSYNLTGPKVIHEFKLDCLSDNASNWEKANANVVFTVDLSDIQHDDVSNSTIENIIEYLKYNSQSSNAEENVMCHNCVNVASESDNIVSETTVLDEIGKLTLLAPENNCVDDSTDVTSAVTISDETHDCTDVSIIKEFNCYLSECATDCNKYDDNVLANDEEILLKQACAWKEKLQFEIRLLDNAMEAMKTSVQKLIFEEHISMLRIFYKIQKQAVMCIFPEIRNDDEINDTYLNFGCTLHGNLIDMYKEIEDFKSLHRRPGQKFDTYFPYPVQEDSYMPGLMISETDIESYCDALRYLRSNPCPRKKLLQIINLVAFMSEGKKCDLVKKLQDQSGKSFDELLSVMQHELLDNESDDNKYMEHEIDSPSINDTQVQCITNSSDQDLHKELSGVQNIDDTAEKENVTVDDDQLVESSNSTSNDSSSSISTEFIKDDSSKIREYETYDVQNNTSSTFPSESDDIKEQISNEEIHTKSKFHKRKMNQRQRHSTYTKETGKTYCKFRTVRTNNISYNQATALPNDSDVFQQQSKSEIQQYSKPQTSNYVNSTLSKRKINSCTNNRQHVYDSQMSYMNNESESSDSLSESCEHENYVSHESSIAAAKSNVSQRHLNNKIASKSTNSFNTDCLRQHRGRKQPAHTQYHNTPYIPQTENCAYFPSYSLNSNIPKDKNNIDHSSNRNVNEREMEIEQFLSSLRAETDRLHLELYKSQMLHGWIRND